One window of the Alligator mississippiensis isolate rAllMis1 chromosome 5, rAllMis1, whole genome shotgun sequence genome contains the following:
- the GPR52 gene encoding G-protein coupled receptor 52, producing MNQSRWIEWKTLNMSSSIVNVSEHLSCPLGFGHYNAVDICILETVIIVLLTFLIIAGNLTVIFVFHCAPLLHHYTTSYFIQTMAYADLFVGVSCLVPTLSLLHYSTGVHESLTCQVFGYIISVLKSVSMACLACISVDRYLAITKPLSYNQLVTPCRLRICIILIWIYSCLIFLPSFFGWGKPGYHGDIFEWCATAWLTSAYFTGFIVCLLYAPAAFVICFTYFHIFKICRQHTKEINDRRARFPSHEVDAAGETGHSPDRRYAMVLFRITSVFYMLWLPYIIYFLLESFRVLENPALSFLTTWLAISNSFCNCVIYSLSNSVFRLGLRRLSETICSSCMCLKDKDLRDPKPRKRANSCSI from the coding sequence ATGAACCAGTCCAGATGGATTGAATGGAAGACTCTGAATATGAGCAGTAGCATTGTGAATGTGTCTGAGCATCTCTCCTGCCCTCTTGGTTTTGGCCACTACAATGCAGTTGATATCTGCATCCTTGAGACGGTCATTATTGTTTTGCTAACATTTTTAATTATTGCTGGTAACTTAACTGTTATATTTGTCTTTCACTGTGCTCCACTTTTACATCATTATACCACCAGCTATTTTATTCAGACCATGGCCTATGCTGATCTTTTTGTTGGAGTTAGCTGTTTGGTTCCTACCTTGTCACTGCTTCATTATTCTACAGGTGTTCATGAGTCCTTGACTTGTCAAGTTTTTGGATATATCATCTCTGTGCTGAAGAGTGTCTCTATGGCATGTCTTGCGTGCATCAGTGTGGATCGTTACCTAGCTATTACAAAACCTCTCTCCTATAATCAACTGGTTACACCTTGTCGATTGCGAATCTGCATCATTTTGATTTGGATATACTCTTGTCTGATCTTCTTACCTTCCTTTTTTGGATGGGGAAAACCTGGTTACCATGGTGATATTTTTGAATGGTGTGCTACTGCCTGGCTCACCAGTGCCTATTTTACTGGCTTTATTGTATGCTTACTATATGCTCCTGCTGCCTTTGTCATCTGCTTCACATATTTCCACATCTTTAAAATTTGTCGGCAACACACCAAAGAGATAAATGACCGGAGAGCTCGTTTCCCTAGCCATGAAGTGGATGCTGCTGGAGAGACTGGGCACAGCCCTGACCGTCGCTATGCCATGGTTTTATTTCGGATAACCAGCGTGTTTTACATGCTGTGGCTTCCTTACATCATATACTTTCTGCTGGAGAGTTTTAGGGTGCTGGAAAATCCAGCACTTTCCTTCTTAACAACATGGCTTGCTATAAGCAATAGTTTCTGTAACTGTGTGATATATAGCCTCTCCAATAGTGTTTTCAGGCTGGGACTCCGGAGACTGTCAGAGACAATATGTTCATCTTGTATGTGTTTAAAAGACAAGGATCTACGGGACCCAAAACCTAGAAAACGAGCTAACTCctgctctatttaa